TGTGACGGTAAGTgcctttgtttttgtttttttgagaGGGTAGAAAATTCTTTAGACCACAGGGGCTTTGTTTTTTGGTGGGATGCATAAAAATATGGAAGAAGAGGGAGAATTTAGGGGTGAAGATATAATACAAAAAATTTACTAGTCCTTGCGGACGATAAACGAGATATCTAGCTAGGTGAACCCTTATTTTTATAGCCTAGCTAACCATTGATTCATGCCTGGGGTGTAAGGCTGAAACACCATGGAAAATGTCTATGTGATCCTACCATTTACTACCCAAGGGACTCATGTTCACATCATGGTCAAACCCGTGCACGTGTGGCGATGCCTGAGCATCAACACCCTAGTTTTTTATACATATTCTATCATAGACATCTCGCCCTAGGAAGTACCGAGGAACCTCAGGTCCGGCAACATTCAatgtctctctcttcctctcaggATGCTTAACCTCCCCACATGATGTGAAGTTCAGAGTCAAACTCTGAAAGCTAAACGGCATCGGCGACCACTATCTGGGTGGACTATTTCCCTCAGGGTCCGAGTGGTGCGACCAGACCTGACCATGACCAcgggggagcttgggggctactgttggagtattgagtaagaggGTGTCCTAGCTAACAGGCCTCGTGAGGGATATGATGACTGACGGTGGATATTTCCTGAACCCTGGCCCATCGCGTGACCAAGTCAAAGCTCGTGCGACCAGGACAAGGCTTGCATGACCAATCTCTTTACGATATTATGAGATCCTAGGACCAGCCCTTCCTAGTCGCGGGGCCGGTCCTTACCTAACCCATCTAATCGTATTAATTGctatctactcaagtattttccttccttAAGCACCCCATCCAGTGTTAGGCTTGAGCAGATGGGGCCTTGCGGGCAGTGCAGCACTAGCACGGCTAACGAGACAGGGTCTGTAGAACGACTGGGCAAGTGGATGGTTTTGTAGGTAGACTCGCGGGGCGTAAGGACAAGACGGCTTGGTAGACGATCTTATGGCGTACGGTGATGGGACAGGTCGTGCGGCCAGGGAAGGCAGGTGTGGAGGCGTTCCACGATTAGGACAAACACTCAAAGCTCTCACGGCAAGTTGGAGTCACCCGGTTTCTCCAGGATATGATCCAAAAGTTGAATATCTAGCTAGACATGAGTTTACTAATCGGAGCCCACGTGTAAGTTCTTCctctctctggtatataaagagaggaggacctgATTTGTAAAGGAGAATGGGTAACCGATTCACAAGCACTCATCATAAAATACACAAGACATAGGACTGTTATCTTTTGGAAAGCCTTAATCTGGATAacctcggtgttcttgagttcaacacacacacCAACGAACGCACACCTTCAGTGTTGTTCACGCGCCCTTCGACCGATACACCACGAAATCACTGTCAGGAATTAACCCTCGACAAGGTGAAAGTGAGAACTTCAAAACCACATAATTTCTTGTGCAGGTGAAAGCAAGAACCTCAAGCTCGAATAACCTCAAAGAGGGTTCTCATGTCATGGAGTATGGTGACAAGACCTTCAAGGATGAGAAGCTTTTCCTTTATCAAGGTTTTGATCCTGCTAACACCATCATTGCAAACACACTGCTTAGGATAGGCCCAAACGACGCAGTTAATCAAAGAGATGCTGATCTTCTCTTCATGTGGAATAGGGTAAATTCTAGTCATTTTGTTGGCACAAAAATATATATCCTTGAGCCAACACATAAGCACCTTGTGTGCAATCCGTAGCGACATGCATACGGCGTACATTCACGGCAACGAGCGACTGATTTACGAGCAAACTGGTAAAGGATAACTAACTCGTCAAGCAAGTTCTGGGAAGCCCAGGCTGGCACTGCGGTGATAGATCTCCATCAGCAATCGCACCCGGGAGGGACCCCGTCAGGGCATGATCAGCCAGTGGCCTATCCTTGGTCATTGAGATCAAGAATGGGTAGCAGCAGGagtaggaagaagaaggagggaCCTGACTGCAGGAGCTaggcaaaagagataaaaatgaaaggtagattgtgtttgattgattggttgattATTTCAATCGGCCATggccctctcatatttaaaaggCGGTAGGTCTTAGCCAtaagagatcaggactcctaattcaaactgaacaagacttacagatataatTCGGCTATGCATTTTGATCTACAAACTTTTTATAACCAACATATCTTTCATAATTGACCACgtaaactcccatatatctacccgagtaTTTTTTTATTGCAGCTCAGCCTTCTTAGATTCAACTGCATGCTTGATGTATCCATGTAATTGAATCCTACCAGCTCTTCTACCTGTCCAGAGACCAACTGCTGAAACAAACCGTGGTCACTGATCGCCTCACTAGTTGTGACCACTGATCATAGTCACTGGTCAGAGTTACTGTTCACTGGTCGAAGTTACTATTTACTGGTCAGAAGTACTATCCATCTGAACGAGTATTGTTCACTATGGTCGGAGTATTGTTCACTGTGGTCGGAACACTATTCACTATGGTCGGAGCACAGTTCATAGTGGTCAGAGCACTGTTTATCGGTGGATGTATTGACCGCTAGTCGCCTATTAAGCTAGTCATTGCTGCAATGACCACTATAAATACCAAATCTTgccatcaacacatgcccccctgtttttttggtaaagcttgcaTACGGAAAAACACTTTCATGTGCAATAATCACGAATAGCTTATTATCTATTTTCAGCCATCACTTAGGACGATGATAAACGATGTGCTGGCTATGTATGCTCTTAGGGCGATAATAAATAAACATCGGTCATATATCTTATGCTCTCCTAATAATGTTTTTAATACGATCGTAACAATTGATCCTATGCACCTTGACTTGGCAATGCCTAACAAAACTGTAAAGATTTATAAAACGACATCAAGGATCACACCAAAATCATGGAGAATAACCAAACATACTTGGGCATAGTTTCCATGATGAGGACATCGGTGGAAAAGGTAATGAACATAGATGATGTGGCTGCCAATGGTTTTGATGATCATGTGCAAACCTTTGATTTTGCGGTTGTTTCTTGGATCCCTTCGTCTTCAAATTTGTCTCCTATGTAGTTCTAGCGATGGATGCTTGAACACTACCTTTAGTCTGAACTTGTGTGCTACCTTTAGCAACCCACATCTTCTTCTTGTAATTAACCACATCAAGGCCATGCTTTCGATTAGTCACATCAACTGCCTTCTCACTTTCTTGCTTTGAACTTGAACTGGAACACACGCATTTGGCTGCATCATTTACCATTAAGCTGGTGGACCTTTCCTTTTTGCTAAGCTTGACATCAATAACTCTTCTTCTATGTGTTTCTTTTCCTTGTCGCATAATAAATACTAGAGCCCGAACTAGATATATGTTTGGCTTAATCACATAAAGCATGTGCATGTTTATCAGTTATTGTCATAGCTCATTCGAGTGAATTCACACTCATTAGCTCCTTGGGTACAATAGTCAGCTTGTCATCTCTTGAAGAAAAATCTGAACTTTTATCCTTGTTACCATCCCTTTTAATATGTTAAACTTGTTTGATCACTTTCCTCTTCTTTTGATATCCGGACCAATTCCCTTGATCAAAACGGTCATCCTTAGCATGTGATTGTCTTTCAGATGCTGGCCTTCTTGGAGCTGCATACTCTGGGTTAGATGGTCCAAAATGTTGAGGAGGCATCCATGGACCATACTGGCCCCATGATGAGTAAGGAGAAAAACTAACAGGAGAAAACGACATTGACATTGGCGGCCCGAGAGGAGGATATGACGCTACTGCATGAAAGTCTTCCCATCGCCGATCCCGACCATCAAACTCGTGCTTTGGAGGTGCTCTCGGTCGCCCAAAATTACTTAGCCGACTAGTAACCTTTTGGCTGACCTTTTCATTCTCATACTTAGCCAGAAGTTATTTGAATGTCACCTTCGACTTTGCATTTTGGGTGGCTCTAGCAGTTAATGCTTGAACATTATTCTTAGTCTTAGCTTGTTTACTGTTTTTAAGGACCCAAACCATATTCTTCTTTGTCCCCAAAAATTTGCTAGCCTTTTTAATTCTATTATCAATATGTTTGCTATCCAACACTACTTTGTTCTCTTTGGTTGCATCAGCCTTTTCTTGGCCGAATTAACATTTTCTTATTCTCACTACTAACCACATTTTCACTAGAAAACATTTCATCTAAATTATGCCCCTTGTCCTTGGACAATCTACAAATTTCAATCGACCTTGATTAATAGTCGATTGTATTCGCCGACGAAATATATTGCAATCATTACTACTATGAGTAAACAAATTATGCCATTTGCAATATGTACATTGTCCTAATTCTTCATGTGATGATATAACATGATGACTAAGTAATCTAATATGCTTTTATTGCAATAAGATATCAAAAATTTGATCACACTTGGTAAAATCAAATGTGtatcttttctttcttagcCGATTCTTTTTATGGAGATGGTTTCAAAGCTAAACAAACAAATGGTTAAGATTTGATATCAACCCATTCAGCTACACATTTACTTGTATTTGTTTTATCCTATATCTTAGAATTATTTTCCACTATATTAATATCGGTCTCTTCAAATTCTTTCAACCTCGGCCTTGtatctctaaaccaaaaataaTCGCAAAACTTAAACCCCATTTGCGACCAAGTGTAGACCGAGTTTAGAACAAGTAAAGTAATTCATATAAATATACTGCCTAGCAAAGTGATGGGAATAATCCTAACTTGAATGTATTACCATTATCGGCCTTCCTATATGACATAATAACTTGGCCGACGAATCCCCTAGTGATTCTACTATCTTTACCCGTGAATTTTGCAAGCTCTAGCATTTTAAAACCCCACAGGTATGAGACCGCATtatcaaaatcaaaatatggtcttttgtgtatatatattgcatTATCAAGCTCTATTTCAAATTTCCCTTGTAACATACTATCAATTTGTTCATTAACATCTCTACCCAATCTTACAGAATTATTAAGCATAGAATCACCAAAAGATTTATCTATCAAAACTATAAAATCAGATTGGGGAGCAGATAATGTAGTTGCAAATCGTACCTCTTTTAGCAGGGTATCAATGGATAGGCCTTCTTTTATCTTAACGACACCTTGCTTTGTCTTCTCATAGCACGAAAGCAACTCTTTCCGATGTTCTTGCAATTTCGCTTAAATCGTGCTATTATCTTCTTCAGATAATTCATTAAGCGTAGATCTGTTGCCACTTTTTACATTAGCTATGAGCATGACCCAAACACCTTTATTTCGGTCTTGATCATCAATTGTTTTAACACAAAATTCTGATGGTAGCACCTAGCTTCCTTTATCTCAAGCATAGCCGACAATTCAACAGTAGCCGacttttgttcttttctttcaatTACAGACAGCTTTTCTTTTCCTAAAACCAACCCTAACTCCACATTTGAATTATAGGAACTCACAACATTTCACACTGAATCAATTAAGTGTTTCCTACCTTCAGACTCCAAAACTATTTCACATATCCTACGTGTTTCATTCCTGTTCATGCCAGGTCACCTCCCAATACTTTTAGGCCCTATATGTTGCTCGGTTGTGATCCGAGTAGATGCATAATCAGTTTGTTGTTCTGGGCTGAAAATATATGGCTTTAGAGTATCACAAGAATATGATATTATGGGATGCATATATGATCTATCTTGTTAGGGAACACTGAAATAAGTTTCTGGCAATGAATTGCAAGGAATACCAGAACTTTAGGGTAATGTGGGAGATACACTATGTGCTACAATATTGTATGGAGGTACATGCGTATTTGCTGAAGTCTCATCTATTCGGCCATAATCATCAGTGACGTATGGAGCCGAATTATACGCATTAGGTGTTGCATATGGTGCTGAAAAAGTATATGGTGTAACCTCTGTTCTAGTGACATATGATGTAGCATATGGTGATTTAATATAATTGGTCGAATGATCAACATTACTATGGTTATACATCTCATTCATTGGCATAGCTTGTTGTGTAAGTATAAACAGTGAAACCCTTGCCGATGAATCAAGAGGTCCAATTTCTTGTTGTGTACTACTAAAATTATTAACATGTGATGGCTCATAATGATTGGCCAAACCTATCATATCCATTCGACTGTAATGATTGTTTATCGGCATGCTAGTTTGTGATACATTAGGTGATGCAAATATTACCGATAAATTATGAGGTACAAATTCTTGCTGCATGCTACTAATATTAAAATTCGGAGTACTTGCATTATTTAACATGGAATATTGCATATCATTACTACCATATAGTCTTTGCACAATACTTACATGACTAGAGAACACATGCATAGCAACATTAACAGATCTATTTAACGTACTTGCAAATTATACCTCGGACTTGGCGTAGATGGATGGCGTAATGAAGTTGTTGGAGTTGATCTCGAGTCCATATTGCGTCATGGCTGAAGAAATCGATTCCCCAGCGGAGTCGTCAAAATGTGTTGGCACAAAATATGGATCCTCACGTCAACACacgagcacctcgtgtgcaattcGTAGCGGCACACATAGGTGTACAACAACGGTGATAACTATTACGCTTTCACGTCAACAAGCAACCGATTTATAAGCAAACCGGTAAAGGATAATTAACTCAGCGAGCAGCACCTGGGAAGCCCAGTCTAGCACTACGACGATGGATCCTTGTTAGCAAATTGCACCTAGGAGGGGCCCCATCAGGTCATGGTCAGTCGACGGCTTGTTCTTAGTTGTCGAGATCAAGAATGAGTAGCAGTAGTAGGAAGAAGGACAGGACTATAGGAGCTaagcaaaagagataaaaatgaaagGCATATtgtgtttgattgattggttgattATTTCAATCAgtcatgaccctctcatatttaaagggcggcATGTCTTAGCTGTAAGAGATCAagattcataattcaaatcgaacaagatttacagatatgattcggctatgccttttgatctccaaactttctataacgaATATACCTTTCCTAATCGACCACGTAAACTCCCATATATTTACCCGAGTATTTTTTATTGCAATTCGGCCTCCTTGAATTTGACTACATGCTTGATGTATCCATGTACTTGAATCCGGCTAGCTCTTCCACCTATTCGGAGACCAACTGCTGAAACAAACAGTGGTCACTGATCGCCTCACTAGTCGTGACCACTGAGCGTAGTCACTGTTAGTGGTCATGAAGTATTGTTCACTGGTCGAAGTTACTATTCATTTGGTCGGAAGTACTGTCCATTTGGATGAGTACTGTTCACTATGGTCAGAGTATTGTTCACCGTGGTCGAAAcattgttcatcgtggtcggaGCACTGTTCATCAGTAGATGTATTGATCATTAATCGCTCATTAAATCAATCATTACTGTAATGGCTACTATAAATATCAAACCTTATCATCAACCTATTCCTTACATCTCTCCATTAGGTTtatgtatttcttcaaaaaGTATCAAAATGATGGATGCTGTACGAGTAATCTCATGAAATATAATACCACAAGTAGAACTATTGGCCCTTTGTTATTTTTCATCCCTACCTACTTTTATTGTTTGGCTAAAACATGAAATTTCATCCCTGCCCTCTGATAATAGTTATTTTTTGTTGGAAGTTTGCTACTTGACAAAGAAGGCGTCATTACATCGTGTTGTTACAATAATATATATTCTCTCCTAGACTTCTAGATTCTTAAACTATCCTTGGGCCTATTTCTATGGATTGGCTAGCTAgagttgtttcttttttgtataCTTGGTTGTCATCCAAACATTCCCATCCTGAAAGATAATTTGAACTTGGGGTTCTTTTATTTAGTCTAGATCTTGTGTGTTGTTGGCAATTAGTACCTTGGATATGCTTCAGTTTTTAGGACCACTTTACATTTTTTGTTGCTACATGCAAAGTTATGTCCTTAGAGTGCTTATTGTACCGAATTCATTTCTTAGTGAGAAACCAGTACATAGATACCTCTGTTTTAGAGAATAATTGACAGACACTTCACTACTTCAGGGAAGGGGTTTTGCTTGGTCTATCACTGACTAAAAGCTGTTGTGCTTGCTCCCTCATTGTAACACTATGTGTTTTAGCATATTTTGAAACTCACAAAAATCAGTacaattttgaactttttataAATTAACCGAACTTAAAACCAATATATTTATTTCGACCTAAGTAACTCAGATTCACTCCAAATTGTATTTTCTAAGGtaaaaacatgcacaaaatgTTTCATGCTGCAGCtgagttttatttggttttgttgGATCTTTGTTGTGtggatttgaaatttgaatggaCAAGATGCATTTTCTAAGGtaaaaacatgcacaaaatgTTTCATGCCGCAGCTGAGTTTTATTTGGTTTGTGTTGGATCTTTGTTGTGtggatttgaaattgaatttcCATTCATATTTCAAATCCATAATTAAAGAAATTCCTAATCTCTAAAAATTTCTGAGGCCGGCATCTAATCCAATCTCAGAAATGGCCCATgaccattttcttttcttttcttttccaaaaaCGCCTCTCGGGCTCAAtcctcctttcttttccttttttttttctctcggtCTGGTCCAGCAGCAGGCCCAGCTACGTTCCTGTAAGGACAGGTCAAACTTTTGCAAATAGCTTGTGGTAGCGTCCTATTGTTTTTGTTTGCTAATGTTCACTTCATGCTCCTTTCAGTATGAACAGTTGAATGGGGGATCTGAAGAGAAGATGAGGGTTCTCAGGGAGATTAAAGTTCCTGTTGAACAcagaaatcattttttttttaacaccggGGCCCTTCTCTGGAGCCTTACATTAGAGACCAAGTCAGGGATGTGCGACACACCGGAATCGAACCCGGGTGGATTCGGCCACATCTTGTGTCTTGCTGCCGAGCTCCGTGCTTGTTCGCACACAGGAAGCATCTTTACAGCAGTATCGATTTCATTGGGAAGCTTGTCTTTGGGTTTGAGAATGGGCCTTCAATGCTTGAGGCTGTTAGAACCTCTGGTCAACCATTAGTCGATGATTGGGATTGTTTGAAGAGGGTGGTTAGTATCATACTTTCCTTCTTTAACTCTGGTATAAGGCACGCATGAAGGTCCTGTTATTGCACTTGCACGTCTTGGCTTCCTGCACATTTGCATTCATTCTGTGTCTTGTTGAACTTATTTTGTCTTGGTGGCCATTGCTAGGTGCGAATTTCTGAATCCGAATGCGGTTCACTGACTCAGTATGGCATGAAGGACATGGGGGCGTTTGCAAACATATGCAACAGTGGTATCCCTGAGGTCAAAATGATGGAAGCAAGCATGAGCGCTTGCAGCAGTTACAAGTTTACAACTAGGCGAGGTGGAGCCCAGTGACTCAGGGGACAGTCTATGAGCAATAGCAAAGATCCCCGAGATTTCCTGACATCCTTTGTGCAAACTTGTGTAATCTGGGACTGTAAACCGCTCAGCATGTGCGTTGGTTAATCAGTTGTATATATTATGTACCGTGTGTTTGTACCTGTGTAAAGTAATATCAAGTCTGATTTGCAATCAACTGTCGAAATGATTAAGATCAGATGCGAATGTTGTTGCGATAATCGATAAGTAGGCCATCATCAGTGGACCAAAAATGATGGCCCAAATCAAGGTAGTGCTCCTCCGATAGTCCATATCTATTGCTAACAAAATGAGATTACATGCTTTATGAAGCTTTTGCAGGCTATGCTAGTGGACCGATCTCTTTTACGAGTCCTTCGTTCTCACCCATCATTTGAGAATGGAGGCTCGCCTCAGGTTCAGCTAGCCTGCATTGACGCACCAGTTTACATCAGGTTAGTGCAAGGCATGGTCTGAATCCTTGCAGTTGTGTCAAATTGTAGTTCAGTTCTCTTTCTAgcaagagaaaagagagagatgcAGGGGCTTACATGTTTTTCTGAGGAAAGAGATGAACACCACGAAGAGTGCCAGTCCTGCCAAGATGCCTGCGATAATGGCCACAGTCCTCCCGGCATCATCCTGCGAATAATCTGCGGCCAGAGGAGATCAGATGCAGGATTAGAATAGCATATGCAAAGTCGCGCACTCGGGGAGTGCTTCCTTTGTTTATCGGGAACATATTCATCAGCATGGGGGTGGTTGGATTGGCTGCCGCCGGCAAGGCCCAATCCCACAATGTGCGTGCCTATCGCCGCCGCGCAGTCCTAAGCCGGAAAGATATGCTTAGCGATAGGCACTTGTTTAGTGGCCATCACTGGGTCAGGACAACCCTTCAGATCGGTATATGCAGAAAGGTGCATACTTAGTTGCCTTTGGTCCTTTTTGGATCGGAAACCATAGTAGCTTGttcttcaaaaaagaaaagtagcTTGTTTTGTTGCTGTCACTTCAAAACATCTCGTTAGTACTGTTGTTTCACCTAATTGGGACCAATGATAATGTGCCTCGCAATGCATGCGGTTCACTAGAAAGCCTGCGATGGTTAGCATTGCTCTACCCATATTTTATTATAGAAATTTTACTGAACTAGCAAGGTAATTTATGCTAATAGTGTAATTAGCTtcattataatattttatctcgataatctttaattaaaaattattttttttagttttttatgaggttagtgtcatttagttataaaacatataaaattagaaaatgagataaaaattatgttggtgtaatagaaaattatttatactccaAACTTGTACCATAATCCTATATATGTATTAGTTCGATTCATATACATTTGATTAACTGCTAAAATCGTGCGTCAGGTGTAATCAACCTAACTAAAATCAGAATAGGATTGTCTTACCCGCATGTTCTGTTTTGCATGTTGTCGGCTTGATACAATAACCTTCAACTACACAGTGctttttaatctattaccttagtaagaattttgatttttttatttttattatgaattttagctattgattaattgtactTTTACataaactctttatttaggtatttgatttttgtaatatttgtatttttttctaagactatatatatttgttatgaattcttcttttttctattataacctcaatttcaattattattattttattttattttgactcttcatttagatattttgctttccaaattgTATAGAAATCAAACggctattttattttataatttttaattccgaatttaactatttattaatcatatttgatatggactttGATTTAACCAAACTGTATGGAAATCGAACCGctaattttcataatttttaatccaaatttagttatttattaatcgtatttgatattaactctttgatttaatctagatagttagatattcataataatgagtggtctagattttttctaattaataTAATAATTTCGTGATCTTAAAAGGAACATGTGGCTTCTTTTAATAttcaaataatattataataga
This genomic window from Phragmites australis chromosome 7, lpPhrAust1.1, whole genome shotgun sequence contains:
- the LOC133925565 gene encoding vacuolar-processing enzyme beta-isozyme 1-like; this encodes MAYGDGTGRAAREGRCGGVPRLGQTLKALTVKARTSSSNNLKEGSHVMEYGDKTFKDEKLFLYQGFDPANTIIANTLLRIGPNDAVNQRDADLLFMWNRYEQLNGGSEEKMRVLREIKVPVAHRKHLYSSIDFIGKLVFGFENGPSMLEAVRTSGQPLVDDWDCLKRVVRISESECGSLTQYGMKDMGAFANICNSGIPEVKMMEASMSACSSYKFTTRRGGAQ